A stretch of Sulfurimonas autotrophica DSM 16294 DNA encodes these proteins:
- a CDS encoding peptidylprolyl isomerase, with product MKRILLALLLLCSTALFAGENNPHVILQTNQGNIELELFPNVAPLAVENFMTHVKEGYYNGVAFHRIIHNFMIQGGDPTESGRGGESIWHKDFKDEFKANLIFDKPGILAMANRGPNTNGSQFFITTAPTPWLNGGYTIFGKVVDQKSMQTLEKLNNVATSGHSGGDRPLERQEIIKAYIKDK from the coding sequence ATGAAACGAATTTTACTTGCATTATTATTACTATGCTCAACTGCACTTTTTGCAGGAGAAAATAACCCGCATGTTATTTTGCAAACAAACCAAGGAAATATAGAACTTGAACTTTTTCCTAACGTTGCACCTTTAGCGGTTGAAAATTTCATGACTCATGTAAAAGAGGGCTATTACAATGGTGTGGCATTTCACAGGATTATCCATAATTTTATGATTCAAGGCGGTGATCCGACTGAGAGCGGCAGAGGCGGTGAAAGTATCTGGCATAAAGACTTTAAAGATGAATTCAAAGCAAATCTTATTTTTGACAAACCAGGTATTTTGGCAATGGCAAACAGAGGACCAAATACAAACGGCAGTCAATTTTTCATTACAACGGCTCCAACACCTTGGCTCAATGGCGGATATACAATTTTTGGAAAAGTTGTAGATCAAAAATCTATGCAGACTTTAGAAAAGTTAAATAATGTAGCCACTTCGGGACATTCTGGTGGAGATAGACCCCTTGAACGTCAAGAGATTATAAAAGCCTATATAAAAGATAAATAA
- a CDS encoding inorganic phosphate transporter has product MEIQTIKKLEDEALKRNGPDFVRLGLALFFLVAISTYTILSNGEVSNNLFLSIAALIGAYMAMNIGANDVANNVGPAVGSRAMTMTMAIVIAAVFEAAGALIAGGEVVKTIKKGIIDISAFGGNPDPFIWAMMAALLAGALWLNFATMMKAPVSTTHSIVGGVMGAGIAAAGFSIVSWSTMAKIAASWVISPVLGGIIAALFLLAIKKSIVFKDDKIQAAQKYVPLFVAIMSWAFITYIVLKGLKKVWPQVVETLNILPLIYIEVTHKPTFSTALVLGFIISIPVYFAVRKKLNAKHTVIENSRESVNTLFTIPLIFAAGLLSFAHGANDVANAIGPLAAINDAIVNGGISTKASIPLWVMGVGAFGIAIGLALYGSKLIRTVGSEITELDQIRAFCIAMAASITVIIASQLGLPVSSTHIAIGGVFGVGFLREYLHRDIPTVTIEEDTDALHDEKKVLNSYKDNAKSLETKSEKSEADYKQLVALYENIKEQEKLIKATKKHIKRIKKVEYVKRDAIKKIIAAWIVTVPAAAVLAAMLYFMIRGIML; this is encoded by the coding sequence ATGGAAATACAAACAATAAAAAAACTTGAAGATGAAGCTCTAAAAAGAAACGGACCTGATTTTGTACGATTAGGACTTGCTCTTTTTTTCCTCGTTGCAATTTCAACATATACTATTTTAAGTAACGGAGAAGTTTCCAATAATCTTTTCCTCTCCATTGCAGCACTCATCGGTGCTTATATGGCAATGAACATCGGCGCCAATGATGTAGCAAATAATGTTGGTCCTGCCGTTGGTTCACGCGCAATGACTATGACAATGGCTATTGTAATAGCGGCTGTATTTGAAGCAGCCGGGGCTCTTATCGCAGGCGGAGAAGTTGTAAAAACCATTAAAAAAGGCATAATTGACATTTCTGCTTTTGGCGGCAATCCTGATCCTTTTATATGGGCAATGATGGCTGCACTTTTAGCGGGTGCTTTATGGCTGAACTTTGCTACAATGATGAAAGCGCCTGTCTCAACTACACACTCTATTGTCGGAGGTGTTATGGGTGCAGGAATTGCAGCTGCCGGCTTTAGTATCGTTTCTTGGAGCACAATGGCTAAAATTGCTGCTTCATGGGTTATATCCCCTGTTTTAGGCGGAATTATTGCAGCACTCTTTTTGCTTGCTATTAAAAAATCTATTGTTTTTAAAGATGATAAAATTCAAGCAGCACAAAAATATGTCCCTCTTTTTGTAGCCATTATGTCGTGGGCTTTTATAACATATATTGTACTCAAAGGCCTTAAAAAAGTATGGCCGCAGGTTGTTGAGACTTTAAATATACTGCCTCTCATCTACATAGAAGTAACACATAAGCCGACATTTTCAACGGCTCTTGTTTTAGGGTTTATTATCTCTATTCCTGTTTATTTTGCAGTAAGAAAAAAATTAAATGCAAAGCATACTGTGATAGAAAACTCTAGAGAATCTGTCAACACACTTTTTACCATTCCTCTTATATTTGCAGCAGGACTTTTAAGTTTTGCACATGGAGCAAATGACGTTGCAAACGCAATCGGTCCGCTTGCTGCCATTAACGATGCCATTGTAAACGGAGGCATATCTACAAAAGCAAGTATTCCTTTATGGGTTATGGGTGTCGGAGCTTTTGGTATTGCCATCGGTCTTGCGCTCTATGGTTCAAAGCTTATCCGTACAGTCGGCAGTGAAATAACAGAACTTGACCAGATTAGAGCCTTTTGTATAGCTATGGCTGCTTCTATCACTGTGATTATTGCTTCACAACTCGGACTGCCTGTAAGTTCGACACATATCGCCATAGGTGGTGTCTTTGGTGTCGGATTTTTACGAGAGTATCTACACAGGGACATTCCAACTGTAACGATAGAAGAAGACACAGATGCTTTACATGACGAGAAAAAAGTACTGAATTCATATAAAGACAATGCAAAGTCATTAGAAACAAAAAGCGAAAAGAGTGAAGCTGATTATAAGCAGCTTGTAGCACTGTATGAAAACATAAAAGAGCAGGAAAAGCTCATAAAAGCGACCAAAAAACATATCAAAAGAATTAAAAAAGTTGAATATGTAAAAAGAGATGCTATTAAAAAAATTATAGCCGCCTGGATAGTAACAGTTCCTGCCGCTGCCGTACTTGCTGCAATGCTTTACTTTATGATTAGAGGGATAATGCTCTAA
- the folP gene encoding dihydropteroate synthase — MQVEKLSNDINIKEQLKKLGVDEGGINILASKATTHILYIHDLHVGAANILKQDALSIGADLAVPRGTVVAAKPRVDCILIANTKQLRTLAKKELAQPFALKELAKKLKEFIQIQKPESIDIMGIINANDDSFYARSRFKDRDAIQSIEQMIEKGATIIDIGAVSSRPNAPVVSVEEELARIEPLLALIKKEKLYEKVKFSCDSYEPQVLQNALESGFTIINDITGLQNDEVCRLCASYDAAAVIMHMQGNPQTMQKNPHYDNILSEVYDFFDERVQKAESFGIKDIILDVGIGFGKTLENNLVLLKNLEHFLTLQKPLLVGASRKSMINKISPSDVEQRLAGTLALHLEALKNGASILRVHDVFEHVQALKVFRALSL; from the coding sequence ATGCAAGTAGAAAAATTATCGAATGACATCAATATAAAAGAGCAGCTCAAAAAGCTCGGTGTTGATGAGGGCGGTATCAATATTTTAGCATCTAAAGCGACTACACATATTCTTTATATACATGACTTACATGTAGGAGCTGCAAATATTTTAAAACAGGATGCGCTCTCTATTGGTGCTGATTTGGCAGTGCCTCGCGGGACAGTTGTTGCGGCAAAACCAAGAGTTGACTGTATATTAATAGCAAACACAAAACAGTTAAGAACTTTGGCAAAAAAGGAGTTGGCACAGCCTTTTGCACTCAAAGAACTGGCGAAAAAATTAAAAGAGTTTATACAAATACAAAAGCCTGAATCTATTGATATTATGGGTATTATCAATGCAAATGATGACAGTTTTTATGCCAGAAGTAGATTTAAAGATAGAGATGCAATACAAAGTATAGAGCAAATGATAGAAAAGGGTGCAACGATTATAGATATTGGAGCTGTATCTTCCAGGCCAAATGCTCCTGTAGTGAGTGTGGAAGAAGAGTTGGCCAGAATAGAACCTCTTTTGGCGCTCATAAAGAAAGAAAAACTTTATGAAAAAGTGAAATTTAGCTGTGACAGTTATGAGCCTCAAGTACTGCAAAATGCACTAGAAAGTGGTTTTACAATTATTAATGACATTACAGGTTTACAAAATGATGAGGTCTGCAGGCTTTGTGCATCATATGATGCGGCAGCTGTGATAATGCATATGCAGGGTAATCCGCAGACGATGCAGAAAAATCCGCATTATGATAATATTTTGAGTGAGGTCTATGATTTTTTTGATGAAAGAGTGCAAAAAGCTGAGAGTTTCGGTATTAAAGATATTATTCTTGATGTTGGGATAGGCTTTGGAAAAACACTTGAGAACAATCTTGTACTGTTGAAAAATCTTGAGCATTTTTTAACACTGCAAAAGCCGCTTTTAGTCGGAGCATCCAGAAAGTCCATGATAAACAAAATCAGTCCCTCTGATGTAGAACAAAGACTTGCCGGCACATTAGCCCTTCACCTTGAAGCACTCAAAAACGGTGCTTCAATTTTAAGAGTGCATGACGTGTTTGAACATGTTCAGGCACTCAAAGTCTTTAGAGCATTATCCCTCTAA
- a CDS encoding DNA polymerase III subunit delta', translated as MQAHNSMKGHILIASEVEAAVEKLENELHGFRVVKFVEDNFKIEHAKLVTAEAYISESQTKYIIIGASEFTDVAQNSLLKLLEEPPKNIEFIIISPTKSNLLPTVRSRLPILKTEFHHANMDLDIKLSRLDYKEVFAFLKTHARVGKMQAKLLVEALFYRATVVDKLILTPSQLDNFDKAYRLLDLNSRPQSVLAMLLMSFAQER; from the coding sequence ATGCAAGCTCATAACTCAATGAAGGGGCATATCCTTATAGCAAGTGAGGTTGAAGCCGCAGTTGAAAAACTTGAAAATGAGTTACATGGTTTTAGAGTAGTAAAATTTGTAGAAGACAACTTTAAAATAGAGCATGCAAAACTTGTTACTGCTGAGGCATATATTAGTGAATCACAAACGAAGTATATTATTATTGGAGCTTCTGAGTTTACAGATGTAGCTCAAAACTCTCTCTTAAAACTTTTAGAAGAACCGCCAAAAAATATTGAGTTTATTATTATTTCTCCGACAAAATCTAATTTACTCCCAACTGTACGTTCACGTCTGCCAATTTTAAAAACAGAGTTCCATCATGCCAATATGGACTTAGATATTAAACTTTCACGACTTGATTATAAAGAGGTGTTTGCATTTTTAAAAACACATGCCAGAGTCGGTAAAATGCAGGCAAAACTTTTAGTTGAGGCTCTTTTTTATCGTGCTACCGTAGTTGATAAGCTAATACTGACACCCTCGCAGTTAGATAACTTTGACAAAGCTTACCGCTTGCTTGATTTAAACTCACGTCCGCAAAGTGTTTTAGCAATGCTGTTGATGAGCTTTGCACAGGAGCGATAA
- a CDS encoding HobA family DNA replication regulator, translating to MPDFAQWSLDAIREEGGSLSWLEEYRFEWSKTTAFALEQILNGKTIILITDEKRKWFENYILSSINGLLLERPLIPIISIDNIYTHYNSVSGGEIIDIIDDMISLSYKDDYFFWYIGKGDDKRSDIAKRKDESYFWIFDEDFNNAFTLKSYDTDLDIKLLQLYKLFDASLNAAMFGEVDASS from the coding sequence ATGCCGGATTTTGCACAATGGAGCTTAGATGCGATAAGAGAAGAGGGCGGCAGTCTTAGCTGGCTTGAAGAGTACCGCTTTGAATGGTCTAAAACAACGGCATTTGCATTAGAACAAATTCTCAACGGTAAAACAATTATTTTAATTACTGATGAAAAACGAAAATGGTTTGAAAATTATATATTAAGTTCTATAAACGGACTGCTTTTAGAGCGACCGCTTATTCCCATTATCAGTATTGACAACATTTACACACATTACAACAGTGTAAGTGGTGGAGAAATAATAGATATTATAGATGATATGATTTCTCTTTCTTATAAAGATGATTATTTCTTTTGGTATATCGGTAAAGGTGATGACAAACGTAGTGATATAGCTAAAAGAAAAGATGAGAGCTATTTTTGGATTTTTGATGAAGATTTCAATAATGCTTTTACACTTAAATCTTATGATACAGATTTGGATATTAAACTTTTACAGCTCTACAAACTCTTTGATGCTTCACTGAATGCAGCAATGTTTGGAGAGGTTGATGCAAGCTCATAA
- a CDS encoding aspartate kinase: MLIVQKFGGTSVGDLERIQNVANRVAATRKAGNDVVVVVSAMSGETNKLVGFAEHFSTNPARAEMDMLLSSGERVTAALLSIALQEMGIDAEAMTGRKAGIVTDKHHTKARIEEINPQSMKNVLKEGKVVVVAGFQGVNENGDVTTLGRGGSDLSAVAIAGALKADLCEIYTDVTGIFTTDPRIEPKAKKLEKISYDEMLELASLGAKVLQNRSVELAKKLDVNLVTRSSFCDEEGTLITKEENIMEKPLVSGIALDRNQARISLMGVKDRPGIASDIFNALADAEVNVDMIIQNKAVDDTTNIDFTVPVGDLHDAKSVVDTFVKSGEIKDDSYNEDICKVSVVGVGMKSHAGVAAQAFSTMAKENININMISTSEIKVSMVIDEKYAELAVRSLHNTYELDK; this comes from the coding sequence ATGTTAATAGTTCAAAAATTCGGTGGAACAAGTGTTGGTGATTTAGAGCGTATACAAAACGTGGCAAATCGTGTAGCGGCAACAAGAAAAGCGGGAAATGATGTTGTAGTAGTTGTTTCAGCTATGAGCGGTGAAACAAATAAACTTGTAGGTTTTGCTGAGCATTTTTCAACAAATCCTGCCCGGGCTGAAATGGATATGCTTTTAAGCTCGGGAGAGCGTGTAACTGCGGCTCTTCTTTCTATTGCGTTGCAGGAAATGGGTATTGATGCTGAGGCAATGACAGGAAGAAAAGCCGGAATTGTGACAGACAAGCATCATACAAAAGCGCGTATTGAAGAGATAAATCCGCAATCAATGAAAAATGTTTTAAAAGAGGGGAAAGTTGTCGTCGTAGCAGGTTTTCAAGGCGTTAATGAAAATGGTGATGTTACAACGCTCGGACGCGGAGGAAGTGATTTGTCTGCTGTAGCCATCGCCGGTGCCCTAAAGGCTGATTTATGCGAAATATATACAGATGTAACGGGAATTTTTACTACGGATCCCCGTATAGAGCCAAAAGCGAAGAAATTGGAAAAGATTTCTTATGACGAGATGCTTGAGCTAGCATCTTTAGGAGCAAAAGTATTGCAAAACCGTTCAGTAGAACTGGCAAAAAAGTTAGATGTAAACTTAGTGACAAGAAGCAGTTTTTGCGATGAAGAGGGAACATTAATTACAAAGGAAGAAAATATTATGGAAAAACCATTAGTAAGCGGAATTGCTTTAGACAGAAACCAAGCACGTATCTCTTTAATGGGTGTCAAAGACAGACCGGGCATAGCCTCTGATATTTTTAATGCATTAGCGGATGCTGAAGTCAATGTCGATATGATTATTCAAAACAAAGCGGTTGATGACACAACAAACATTGACTTTACAGTACCTGTTGGTGACTTACATGATGCAAAAAGTGTCGTAGATACATTTGTCAAAAGCGGTGAAATCAAAGATGATTCTTATAATGAAGATATTTGTAAAGTTTCTGTCGTAGGTGTTGGTATGAAATCGCATGCAGGCGTTGCTGCACAGGCATTTTCAACGATGGCAAAAGAAAATATTAATATCAATATGATTTCAACTTCAGAAATAAAAGTTTCTATGGTAATTGATGAAAAATATGCGGAACTTGCTGTACGCAGTCTTCATAATACTTATGAGTTAGACAAATAA
- a CDS encoding RNA pyrophosphohydrolase — protein sequence MSKEEIYRPNVAMIIVSSEYPQKKDIFIAQRNDLTDIWQFPQGGIDEGEEVHEALFREMEEEIGTDAAEIIAEYPQWVSYDFPPKIATKMKPYKGQTQKYFLLKLSKDAKINLDTKHPEFIDYKFVNIESVLDYTAHFKQPVYEKVINYFKKEGLL from the coding sequence ATGAGTAAAGAAGAAATATACCGTCCTAATGTTGCAATGATAATAGTCTCAAGTGAGTATCCGCAAAAAAAAGATATTTTTATTGCGCAGAGAAATGATCTTACGGATATCTGGCAGTTCCCGCAAGGAGGCATTGACGAAGGTGAAGAAGTTCATGAAGCACTTTTTCGTGAGATGGAAGAAGAAATAGGTACAGATGCAGCGGAAATAATTGCAGAATACCCCCAATGGGTTTCTTATGATTTTCCTCCTAAAATCGCAACTAAAATGAAGCCGTATAAAGGGCAGACGCAAAAATATTTTCTGCTTAAATTATCAAAAGATGCAAAAATAAATCTTGATACAAAACATCCTGAGTTTATAGATTACAAGTTTGTAAATATAGAAAGTGTTTTAGATTATACGGCACATTTTAAGCAGCCTGTGTATGAAAAAGTTATAAATTATTTTAAGAAAGAGGGGCTGTTGTAG
- the hemW gene encoding radical SAM family heme chaperone HemW, whose product MLVYIHIPFCDSKCSYCAFNSYVDKFHLKEKYMQALKKQLQHELLRFQAKKETIETVFIGGGTPSTVNPKLYEDIFALLNPYLVHNAEITSEANPNSATKEWLEGMKKLGVNRISFGTQTFDKEKLKLLNRAHTPQISIDAVHNASQIGFKNISLDLIYATLGDTKELLASDLHVAMSLPINHISAYALMIEEGTAFENRPQMSSEQLSLTKWLFQKIQKYGFKQYEISNFGTYQSLHNLGYWKYKDYIGAGAGAVGKLGLMRFYPQTDIETYIDNPLKIQEEMLSQEDKRLEQIFLGLRSVVGINQDILNTQELKKAEILLDEQKLKLENNILYNEDYLLADEIALFLTS is encoded by the coding sequence ATGTTAGTTTATATTCATATCCCTTTTTGCGATTCTAAATGCTCCTACTGTGCTTTCAACTCTTATGTAGATAAATTTCATCTCAAAGAAAAGTACATGCAGGCACTCAAAAAACAGCTCCAACATGAGCTCCTGAGATTTCAAGCTAAAAAAGAGACGATTGAAACTGTATTTATAGGAGGCGGTACTCCTTCAACGGTTAATCCAAAACTTTATGAAGATATTTTTGCGCTACTCAACCCTTATCTAGTTCATAATGCCGAAATAACCAGTGAAGCCAACCCAAACTCCGCTACAAAAGAGTGGCTTGAAGGCATGAAAAAACTTGGCGTCAACCGTATCAGCTTTGGAACACAAACCTTTGACAAAGAAAAACTCAAACTCTTAAACAGAGCCCATACCCCGCAAATATCTATAGATGCTGTGCACAATGCTTCTCAAATTGGTTTTAAAAACATCTCATTAGACTTAATTTATGCTACTTTAGGCGACACAAAAGAGCTTCTGGCAAGCGATTTACATGTAGCCATGTCCTTGCCAATCAACCATATAAGTGCCTATGCTTTGATGATTGAAGAAGGAACTGCCTTTGAAAATCGTCCCCAAATGTCAAGCGAACAGCTCTCTCTTACAAAATGGTTATTTCAAAAAATCCAAAAATATGGGTTTAAACAGTATGAGATAAGTAACTTTGGAACCTATCAATCACTCCATAATCTCGGCTACTGGAAATATAAAGACTATATAGGTGCAGGTGCCGGAGCAGTCGGCAAGTTAGGTCTTATGAGATTTTATCCGCAAACCGATATAGAAACATATATAGATAATCCCTTAAAAATTCAAGAAGAGATGTTAAGCCAAGAAGATAAAAGACTTGAACAGATATTTTTAGGTCTGCGCTCAGTTGTCGGTATAAATCAAGATATATTGAATACCCAGGAACTCAAAAAAGCAGAAATTTTGCTTGATGAACAAAAATTAAAGCTTGAAAATAATATTTTATACAATGAAGATTATCTTTTAGCAGATGAGATTGCATTATTTTTGACCTCTTGA
- the tatB gene encoding Sec-independent protein translocase protein TatB, which yields MFGMGFTEMLLIAVIAILFLGPDKLPSTMIEIAKFFKNVKSTIGNVKDSLEEEMNLSEIKQEALAYKQELLNASESLHKVTDIPAEAGAKLTSLTDDILADDDAKKEPKKESKEPQEVTFKKKPKEEKIDKKEEENKDV from the coding sequence ATGTTCGGTATGGGTTTTACAGAAATGCTCTTAATAGCAGTTATTGCTATCCTTTTTCTAGGTCCTGATAAACTGCCTAGTACGATGATAGAAATTGCTAAATTTTTTAAAAATGTCAAAAGTACAATAGGAAACGTAAAAGATTCTCTCGAAGAAGAGATGAATTTAAGTGAAATAAAGCAAGAAGCACTCGCTTATAAACAAGAGCTTCTCAATGCAAGTGAAAGTTTACATAAAGTGACAGATATTCCAGCAGAAGCCGGCGCAAAACTCACAAGCTTAACTGATGATATTCTAGCAGATGATGATGCCAAAAAAGAGCCGAAAAAAGAGTCAAAAGAGCCTCAAGAAGTAACTTTTAAGAAAAAACCAAAAGAAGAAAAAATAGATAAGAAAGAAGAAGAAAATAAAGATGTTTGA
- the tatC gene encoding twin-arginine translocase subunit TatC has product MFDELRPHLVELRKRLAISAASLIVMFFVMFYFHEPILTWMVQPLNDALTEVGKVSVNAANGMITTSQVGGAFFVALKVSFFAAILGALPIILSQIWFFIAPGLYAHEKKMVFPFVAGGTIMFLVGVLFAYYVVTPFGFDFLITFGSFKFTPLINIEDYVGFFTKIMFGFGLAFELPVFAYFLALLGLVDDRQMTSFFKYAIVIIFIVAALLTPPDVLTQLLMAGPLVILYLLSILIVKMVNPAAPIEDEENEDEDEEEDENNLKVEHHEDYDELVDDGKKGE; this is encoded by the coding sequence ATGTTTGATGAATTAAGACCACACCTTGTAGAACTCCGAAAAAGGCTGGCTATATCAGCTGCAAGTTTAATAGTCATGTTTTTTGTCATGTTTTACTTTCATGAACCTATACTTACATGGATGGTGCAACCACTCAATGATGCACTTACAGAAGTTGGTAAAGTGTCAGTTAATGCGGCAAACGGTATGATCACCACCTCTCAAGTCGGCGGTGCATTTTTTGTAGCATTAAAAGTTTCATTTTTTGCGGCCATATTAGGTGCACTACCAATTATACTCTCGCAAATTTGGTTTTTCATTGCTCCTGGTCTTTATGCGCATGAAAAAAAAATGGTTTTTCCTTTTGTTGCAGGAGGAACAATCATGTTTCTTGTGGGTGTCCTCTTTGCCTACTATGTCGTAACACCTTTTGGATTTGATTTTCTCATAACCTTTGGTTCTTTTAAATTCACCCCGCTTATTAATATTGAAGATTATGTAGGGTTTTTTACAAAAATCATGTTTGGTTTTGGTCTTGCTTTTGAACTGCCTGTTTTTGCCTACTTTTTAGCACTTCTTGGTCTTGTTGATGACAGACAAATGACATCATTTTTCAAATATGCCATTGTTATTATTTTTATTGTTGCGGCACTTTTAACTCCACCGGATGTACTTACACAACTTCTGATGGCAGGTCCGCTTGTTATACTTTATCTGCTTTCTATTTTAATAGTGAAAATGGTGAATCCTGCAGCGCCTATTGAAGATGAAGAAAATGAAGATGAAGATGAAGAAGAAGATGAAAACAATCTCAAAGTTGAACATCACGAAGATTATGACGAACTTGTAGATGACGGGAAAAAAGGTGAGTAA
- the queA gene encoding tRNA preQ1(34) S-adenosylmethionine ribosyltransferase-isomerase QueA has product MSNKELLTSSYDFTLPDELIASYPASPRDHAKLLVYDRATDTITHTFFYNLEEFLPKECALIFNDTKVIKARLFGQKPSGGKIELLINRALNACDVNVYIRGKVKAGSEIFFEDNLKAKVTKLNDDGSREVNFYQNDTLLRFEDLLPIIDKIGHIPLPPYIQRADEDEDANEYQSVFACQEGAVAAPTASLHFTPAQHERICKNHKHAYVTLHVGSGTFKPVEADIITEHPMHSEYYDISPQAQAILDSNIPIVSVGTTSTRTIEFYARHKEQTKGEANLFLHPNNKPLRVNHLLTNFHLPKSTLLMLVASFVGLQKTQELYAEAIKEKYRFYSYGDAMLIL; this is encoded by the coding sequence GTGAGTAACAAAGAGTTACTCACTTCAAGCTATGACTTCACACTTCCAGATGAGCTTATAGCCAGTTATCCTGCCTCGCCCCGCGACCATGCCAAACTTTTGGTATATGACAGAGCTACAGACACTATTACACATACTTTTTTTTATAACCTTGAAGAGTTTCTGCCTAAAGAGTGTGCTTTAATCTTTAATGATACCAAAGTTATAAAAGCGAGACTTTTTGGACAAAAACCAAGCGGCGGTAAAATTGAACTGCTTATAAACAGAGCGCTAAATGCATGTGATGTTAATGTTTATATACGAGGAAAAGTCAAAGCAGGCAGTGAAATATTTTTTGAAGATAATCTTAAAGCAAAAGTTACAAAACTAAATGATGACGGAAGTCGTGAAGTTAATTTTTATCAAAATGACACATTGCTGCGCTTTGAAGATTTACTCCCAATTATCGATAAAATCGGGCATATTCCGCTGCCTCCATATATTCAAAGAGCAGATGAAGATGAAGATGCAAATGAGTACCAGAGTGTATTTGCCTGCCAAGAAGGTGCCGTTGCCGCGCCGACTGCCTCGCTTCATTTCACACCAGCACAACACGAAAGAATTTGTAAAAACCATAAACATGCCTATGTCACGTTACATGTAGGAAGCGGAACATTTAAACCGGTTGAAGCTGATATCATCACCGAGCACCCTATGCACTCAGAATATTACGATATTTCGCCACAAGCTCAAGCAATTTTAGATTCTAACATCCCAATCGTCAGTGTCGGAACAACATCAACAAGAACCATAGAATTTTATGCAAGGCATAAAGAACAGACTAAAGGCGAAGCAAATCTTTTTTTACATCCAAATAACAAACCATTACGAGTAAATCACCTACTGACAAATTTTCATCTGCCAAAATCAACACTGCTTATGCTCGTTGCATCCTTTGTAGGTTTACAAAAAACTCAAGAGCTCTATGCTGAGGCGATAAAAGAAAAATATAGATTTTACTCTTACGGCGATGCGATGCTTATCCTTTAA
- a CDS encoding DNA-processing protein DprA, with protein sequence MIEQIRFHISELEAMKHYPSVLFYKGNTDLLYKKKVAIVGSRKPNQYARELTHKLSMKLSQVGICIVSGGALGVDAIAHKAAGAHNTIMVAATGLDKRYPSINKNIIADIEKSGLVLSQFQEGTPSQKYNFPLRNEVVVALGDVLVVTYADFNSGTMHSVEYALKMGKEVYVLAHRIGESEATNDLLLQGKAKAIYDLDAFVAKFAHPKSSESILDAFLLYCQSNPTYEEALKKYPSKIFEAELNGTIEIKNAKVYTV encoded by the coding sequence ATGATTGAACAAATAAGATTTCATATATCTGAACTAGAAGCTATGAAACACTATCCGAGTGTACTTTTTTATAAAGGCAACACAGATTTGTTGTACAAAAAGAAAGTAGCAATCGTAGGCAGTCGAAAACCAAATCAATACGCAAGAGAATTAACACATAAACTCTCCATGAAACTTTCCCAGGTGGGTATTTGCATAGTAAGTGGCGGTGCTCTTGGCGTCGATGCAATTGCGCATAAAGCGGCTGGTGCACATAATACAATAATGGTCGCTGCAACCGGACTTGACAAGCGCTATCCTTCAATTAATAAAAATATCATTGCAGATATTGAAAAAAGTGGTTTGGTATTAAGTCAGTTTCAGGAAGGTACGCCTTCTCAAAAGTACAATTTTCCTCTGCGCAATGAAGTCGTTGTCGCTTTGGGTGATGTACTTGTAGTAACATATGCTGATTTTAATTCTGGAACGATGCACAGTGTTGAGTATGCTCTTAAAATGGGAAAAGAAGTTTATGTCTTAGCACATAGAATTGGCGAGAGTGAAGCAACCAATGATTTACTCTTACAAGGAAAAGCAAAAGCTATTTATGATTTGGATGCTTTTGTCGCCAAATTTGCACATCCCAAAAGTTCAGAATCTATTTTAGATGCATTTTTACTTTACTGCCAAAGTAATCCGACCTATGAGGAAGCTTTGAAAAAGTATCCGTCAAAAATTTTTGAAGCAGAGCTCAATGGAACAATAGAAATAAAAAATGCAAAAGTTTATACAGTCTAA